The following coding sequences lie in one Capsicum annuum cultivar UCD-10X-F1 chromosome 5, UCD10Xv1.1, whole genome shotgun sequence genomic window:
- the LOC107870876 gene encoding probable splicing factor 3A subunit 1, protein MFGTTTILPLPAPPLDGNLGPTPPAQVVEEPKDDKMEENEDDNNQANKVPASVATHTRTIGIIYPPPDIRSIVDKTSQFVAKNGPEFEKRIILNNAGNAKFNFLTASDPYHAYYQHRLAEARAQNQASGEQPTQPEDKEAAPAPATADGAEATAKPDPSAQFRPVKKILDPPEAEQYTVRLPEGITGEELDIIKLTAQFVARNGKSFLTGLTSREINNPQFHFLKPTHSMFMFFTSLADAYSKVLMPPKGLTDKLQKSAIDMTTVLERCLHRLEWERSQEQARQKAEDEIEQERVQMAMIDWHDFVVVETIDFSDDEDQDLPPPMTLEEVIRRSKMPTLEEEEYVEPGKEVEMEMDEEEVQLVEEGMRAATLEENGGVKSVETMAIPEEQDPPMRIVKNWKRPEERILAERDPTKYVVSPITGELIPINEMSEHMRISLIDPKYKEQKDRMFAKIKETTLAQDDEISRNIVGLARTRPDIFGTTEEEVSNAVKAEIEKKKEEPKQVIWDGHTGSIGRTANQAMSQNNADDQNDAANDARNLPGPQVPPPPKPGFPSVRPLPPPPGLALNIPRPPNTVQYPTPGVAAPPPPRPPIVNMIPQVRPPPPPMTQMPGQQNLMVNRPPMPPSMAMNSHSIPIPPPPGSQFTPLGAPRPFVPHLMSQPGMSMVLPPPMPQGMPPPPPPEEAPPLPEEPEPKRQKLDESVLVPEDQFLAQHSGPARINVSVPNTDEGNLKGQVLEITVQSLSETIASLKEKISGEIQLPANKQKLSGKAGFLKDNLSLAYYNVASGETLGLSLRERGGRKR, encoded by the exons ATGTTTGGCACCACAACAATACTGCCCCTTCCGGCGCCCCCGTTGGATGGGAATCTGGGACCAACACCTCCAGCTCAGGTGGTAGAGGAACCAAAGGATGATAAGATGGAAGAGAATGAAGACGACAACAATCAAGCCAACAAGGTTccagcatctgttgcaacacatacGAGAACTATTGGCATCATTTATCCCCCTCCAGATATTAGGAGTATTGTTGACAAAACTTCACAGTTTGTGGCGAAGAATGGTCCGGAATTTGAGAAGAGGATTATTTTAAATAACGCTGGCAATGCAAAATTTAACTTCCTGACTGCTTCTGATCCTTACCATGCTTACTATCAGCACCGTTTGGCTGAGGCTCGTGCACAGAATCAGGCTTCTGGAGAACAGCCTACTCAGCCAGAAGACAAAGAAGCAGCACCTGCTCCTGCTACCGCTGATGGTGCAGAGGCAACTGCTAAACCTGATCCGTCAGCTCAGTTTAGACCTGTCAAAAAGATTCTCGATCCACCCGAGGCAGAGCAATATACTGTTAGACTCCCTGAAGGGATCACTGGTGAAGAACTGGATATCATTAAGCTTACAGCACAATTTGTGGCCAGAAATGGGAAGTCTTTCTTAACAGGGTTAACGAGCAGGGAGATTAATAATCCCCAATTTCATTTTCTAAAGCCTACTCACAGCATGTTCATGTTTTTCACTTCACTTGCGGATGCGTATTCAAAAGTTCTGATGCCTCCTAAAGGCTTGACAGATAAACTGCAGAAGAGTGCTATTGACATGACAACAGTCCTAGAGCGATGTCTGCATCGGTTGGAATGGGAAAGGTCACAGGAGCAGGCTAGACAAAAAGCTGAAGATGAGATAGAACAGGAGAGGGTGCAGATGGCTATGATTGATTGGCATGATTTTGTCGTTGTTGAGACTATAGATTTTTCTGATGATGAGGATCAGGATTTGCCTCCACCTATGACCCTCGAGGAGGTTATAAGGAGGAGCAAGATGCCTACATTGGAGGAAGAAGAGTATGTTGAGCCTGGAAAAGAGGTGGAAATGGAGATGGATGAAGAAGAGGTTCAGCTTGTTGAAGAAGGTATGCGAGCTGCGACTCTTGAAGAGAATGGTGGCGTCAAGAGTGTTGAAACCATGGCAATTCCAGAGGAACAAGACCCACCAATGCGGATTGTGAAGAACTGGAAGAGGCCTGAAGAGAGGATCCTGGCAGAAAGGGACCCAACTAAGTATGTTGTCTCTCCTATAACTGGTGAGCTAATACCTATTAATGAGATGTCTGAACATATGAGGATCTCTCTCATTGATCCGAAGTACAAGGAACAGAAGGACAGGATGTTTGCAAAGATTAAGGAGACGACTCTTGCGCAGGATGATGAGATTTCTAGAAACATTGTTGGACTTGCACGAACCCGTCCGGATATATTTGGTACTACGGAAGAAGAAGTTTCAAATGCGGTCAAGGCTGAGATTGAGAAAAAGAAGGAAGAGCCGAAGCAAGTCATATGGGATGGTCACACAGGTAGTATTGGTCGCACTGCTAACCAGGCAATGTCTCAGAACAATGCAGATGATCAGAATGATGCTGCAAATGATGCAAGAAATCTTCCTGGACCGCAGGTTCCTCCACCTCCTAAACCTGGATTTCCATCTGTTAGGCCACTACCTCCACCTCCTGGGCTTGCGCTGAATATTCCCAGGCCTCCTAATACAGTCCAGTATCCCACTCCTGGTGTTGCTGCTCCACCTCCACCTCGGCCTCCTATAGTTAACATGATTCCCCAGGTTCGGCCCCCACCTCCTCCCATGACACAGATGCCAGGTCAGCAAAATCTCATGGTGAATCGTCCTCCAATGCCTCCATCAATGGCTATGAATTCCCATAGCATTCCTATTCCACCACCTCCTGGATCACAGTTTACACCTTTGGGAGCACCTCGACCCTTTGTTCCCCATCTGATGTCCCAGCCCGGAATGTCTATGGTCCTGCCGCCTCCTATGCCCCAAGGAATGCCGCCACCTCCTCCACCGGAGGAAGCCCCTCCTCTCCCTGAAGAACCAGAGCCAAAGAGGCAAAAGCTTGATGAGTCTGTTCTCGTTCCTGAAGACCAGTTTTTGGCTCAGCATTCG GGACCTGCAAGGATCAATGTATCTGTGCCGAATACCGACGAAGGGAATCTCAAAGGACAAGTTCTGGAAATCACAGTGCAATCTTTGTCCGAAACCATTGCCAGTCTAAAAGAGAAGATTTCTGGGGAGATCCAGCTTCCCGCGAATAAGCAAAAGCTGAGTGGAAAGGCTGGTTTTCTCAAGGACAACTTGTCACTTGCATACTACAATGTTGCATCTGGAGAAACACTTGGTCTCTCACTGAGAGAACGTGGTGGGAGAAAGAGATGA